The following coding sequences lie in one Cyanobacterium sp. Dongsha4 genomic window:
- a CDS encoding N-acetylmuramoyl-L-alanine amidase — translation MIKFYAFILSCLTFLLVTTPAYAGRLLFWRYETNQNRLLFTTDQGVQPTAQLIANPTRLVIDLPGTTLGRPTINETYGGLITSLRIGQFDSRTTRLVIELAPGYILDPQQIKIKGLSPTQWSVDLPQPQRGNFPAPSSSPSTPSDPYNSSSNSNSSSNTRSLSANNSNDNNSGNNNTASGGNEIQVTSSGLIVGIDGDHRNQIKVDRSRDRKKINFEISNINIPANFLKSWAVNQYGVENIEITQRRNSALLTLNVHPDSPDWQGSFSRMGGFVLWPQGGISRVMDLSNNSKSVVAQSNVSPARGSINNSQKTLIEAIEVNNNQLVVRGNQRIQAKGSWATANQVYQLRMENTDLAPSFKSPTLPSGSPISRLRIWQPDDKTVVLLIEPALGTRINSPSQLNERVVTLPLSGYVSRSSSTPVTLNRPTSSSNNSQAVTNIPVTPAPNSISPFDYTPRDNSRPVLPVTNSAPLPNRPVTNGRVVVMIDPGHGGKDPGAIGIGGIQEKHIVLSISQQLARILEQQGIQVRMTRDSDYFVSLQGRTEMANRINADLFVSIHANSAGANKPQVSGYETYYFQNGKALADTIHRNVLRRVDVNDRKVRQARFYVLRTSNMPAVLVETGFVTGREDAAKLTNPAFQRQIAEAIAAGIIEYIKTNRL, via the coding sequence ATGATTAAATTTTATGCTTTTATATTAAGTTGTCTAACTTTTTTGTTGGTAACAACCCCTGCTTATGCGGGTAGATTGTTATTTTGGCGCTATGAAACAAATCAAAATAGATTACTTTTTACTACAGACCAAGGGGTGCAACCTACAGCTCAGTTAATTGCTAATCCTACTCGCTTGGTAATTGATTTACCCGGAACTACTTTGGGAAGACCAACTATTAATGAAACTTATGGCGGTCTGATTACCAGTTTAAGAATTGGTCAGTTTGATTCTCGTACCACTCGGTTAGTTATTGAATTAGCTCCCGGATATATTTTAGATCCCCAACAGATAAAAATTAAAGGCTTATCTCCCACTCAATGGTCTGTGGATTTACCTCAACCGCAACGGGGTAATTTTCCAGCTCCTTCTTCTTCTCCTTCTACTCCTTCTGACCCCTATAATTCTTCTAGTAATTCTAATAGTTCTAGCAATACCCGTAGTCTTAGTGCTAATAACAGTAATGACAATAATAGTGGCAACAACAATACTGCTAGTGGAGGTAATGAGATACAAGTTACTTCTAGTGGCTTAATTGTGGGTATTGACGGTGATCATCGTAATCAAATAAAAGTCGATCGCAGTCGAGACAGGAAAAAAATTAATTTTGAAATTAGTAATATCAACATTCCTGCTAATTTTCTTAAATCTTGGGCAGTAAATCAATATGGTGTAGAAAATATAGAAATTACTCAAAGACGCAATTCTGCTTTATTAACCTTGAATGTTCATCCTGATAGTCCAGACTGGCAGGGGAGTTTTAGTCGCATGGGAGGCTTTGTGTTGTGGCCTCAGGGGGGAATTAGTCGGGTGATGGACTTATCTAATAATAGTAAGTCTGTTGTGGCACAATCTAATGTTTCTCCTGCTCGTGGTAGTATCAATAATTCTCAAAAAACTCTCATCGAAGCGATCGAAGTTAATAATAACCAATTAGTGGTTAGAGGAAATCAACGTATTCAAGCGAAGGGAAGTTGGGCAACGGCAAATCAGGTTTATCAGTTACGGATGGAAAACACCGATTTAGCCCCTAGTTTTAAATCCCCCACTCTGCCTTCAGGAAGCCCCATTTCTCGTTTACGTATTTGGCAACCTGATGATAAAACTGTTGTTCTTTTAATTGAACCTGCTTTAGGAACGAGAATTAATAGCCCTAGTCAATTAAATGAACGAGTGGTGACATTGCCTTTAAGTGGGTATGTTAGTCGTTCATCCTCTACCCCTGTTACTCTTAATCGTCCAACTTCTTCTAGTAATAATTCCCAAGCTGTCACCAACATTCCCGTTACTCCTGCTCCTAATAGTATAAGTCCTTTTGATTACACTCCGAGGGACAACTCCCGCCCTGTTCTACCTGTTACCAATTCTGCTCCCTTACCTAATCGACCTGTTACTAATGGTAGAGTGGTCGTTATGATTGATCCGGGTCATGGTGGGAAAGACCCCGGTGCGATCGGAATTGGGGGAATACAGGAAAAGCATATTGTTTTAAGTATTTCTCAACAACTGGCTCGTATCTTAGAACAGCAAGGCATACAAGTACGAATGACAAGGGATAGTGACTATTTTGTCAGTCTTCAAGGGCGTACGGAAATGGCAAACCGAATCAATGCTGATTTATTTGTGAGTATTCATGCTAATTCTGCCGGAGCAAATAAGCCTCAAGTCAGTGGTTATGAAACCTATTATTTTCAAAATGGTAAGGCTTTGGCGGATACTATTCATCGTAATGTTTTGCGAAGAGTTGATGTAAATGATCGTAAAGTCCGACAAGCAAGGTTTTATGTTTTGAGAACTTCTAATATGCCTGCGGTGTTGGTAGAAACTGGTTTTGTGACTGGTAGAGAAGATGCGGCGAAGTTAACTAATCCTGCTTTTCAAAGACAAATAGCAGAAGCGATCGCAGCAGGAATTATTGAGTATATTAAAACTAATCGCCTCTAA
- a CDS encoding glutathione S-transferase family protein, producing MRKNTFTTTETLTVNNNQQEIVMDRKIKLYGGSRSRASIIQWYLEEIGVDYEFILLDMANKEHLSPEFLKLNPMGKVPVIIDGDFILWESGAILLYLAEKYGQEIDSLETRSIFNQWILFANSTLSTGLFIEANREREISKLLPPLEKILQSHSFLLGDKLTVADIAVGSMLAYTQILLKLNLGDYPAISNYIDTISQRPAFTKTIGNR from the coding sequence ATGAGGAAAAATACTTTTACAACGACGGAAACATTAACAGTAAATAATAATCAGCAAGAAATAGTAATGGATAGGAAAATAAAACTTTATGGAGGAAGTCGTAGTCGTGCTTCTATTATTCAATGGTATCTTGAGGAAATAGGAGTAGATTATGAGTTTATTCTCCTCGATATGGCAAATAAAGAACATTTATCTCCAGAATTTTTGAAACTAAACCCCATGGGAAAAGTTCCTGTAATTATAGATGGAGACTTTATTCTGTGGGAATCGGGAGCGATATTGTTATACTTGGCAGAAAAATATGGTCAAGAAATTGACTCTTTAGAAACAAGAAGTATTTTTAATCAATGGATTTTATTTGCTAATTCAACCCTCTCTACAGGTTTATTTATTGAAGCAAATCGAGAAAGGGAAATATCTAAATTACTCCCTCCTTTAGAAAAAATCTTACAATCCCATTCTTTTCTCTTAGGAGACAAATTAACCGTTGCCGACATCGCAGTGGGTTCCATGTTAGCTTATACTCAAATTTTATTGAAATTAAACTTGGGGGATTATCCTGCTATTAGCAATTATATTGACACTATCTCTCAACGTCCTGCTTTCACTAAAACAATCGGTAATAGATAA